The Sandaracinus amylolyticus genomic interval AGCTCGGCTTCGTGGTCCTCGCCACGGTCGACGCCGACGCGATCACGAAGACCGAAGACGAGGTGCGATGACGCTCGCGCCCATCGCGATCTGGTCCGCGGGGCCGCTCGCGGCGGACGTCCGCCGCTTCCTCGAGCGCGCCGCGCGCGCGCCCGACGTCGTGCGCATCGCCGTGATGCCCGACGTGCACCTCGCCGGCGATGCATGCGTCGGCACTGCGATCGCGACGCGCCGCACGCTGAGGCCGGAGCTGCTCGGCTCCGACCTCGGCTGCGGCGTGGCCGCGATGTCCCTCGGTACGTCCGCCGAGCGCGTGCGTGATCCTCGGATCGCGGCGCGCGTGCTCGCGGATCTCTCGCGCGCGGTGCCGACCCACCGCGGGCCCACGCGAGCTCTCGAGGGCCCGCCGCTCTCGACGAGCGCGCTCGAGCGCATCCGCGCGCGCGACGGCGCGGTGCAGCTCGGCACGCTCGGGCGCGGCAACCACTTCGTCGAGCTCCAGGAAGACGAAGCCGACGGCGCGCTCTGGCTGATGGTGCACTCTGGCTCGCGCGCGCTCGGGCCCGCCATCCAGGAGGCGCACGTCGCGCGCGCGCCGCGCGATCTCGAGCGCTTCGCGTGCCTCGACGCGGACAGCGACGAAGGACGCGCGTACCTGCACGACCTCGACGTCGCGCTCGCCTATGCGCGAGCGAGCCGTCGCATCATCGCGGATCGCGTCGCCGAGATCGTCGCGACGCACACCCACGCGACGCCGGACTCGGCGTCGTGGATCGAGTGCCACCACGACGCCGTCGCGCGCGAGACACACGACGGCGAGCCGCTCTGGGTCCATCGCAAGGGCGCGGTGCCGGCGCACGAAGGTGCGCCGGTGCTCGTCCCGGGCTCTATGGGCACGTCGAGCCACCACGCGGAAGGGCGCGGCCACGCGCCCGCGCTGGCGAGCAGCGCGCACGGCGCAGGTCGCGCGCTGACGCGCGGCGAAGCGCGACGTCGAGTGTCTGCGCGCGAGCTCGCGCGACAGATGGACGGCGTGGCGTACGACACGCGCATGGCCGCGCAGCTCGTCGAAGAAGCGCCGTCCGCCTACCACGACGTGAAGCGCGTGATGCGGGCCCAGCGCGAGCTGGTGCGCGTGCTGCGCACGATGCGCCCCGTGCTCGTGCACAAGGGCGCCTGAGTCCCTGCCGGAGTGCTCGTCCGCCGGTTCCCGGACGGGAGCACGCGAAGCGGGCTGACGGCAGGGACCGGCGGGCGAGCCGAATTTTCTCGGATGGAGCGCGGTCAGCGCCGCGGACGCTCGTCGCGTTCGCGGCGCTCGCGCCGCCGCTCCGCGCGTCGCTCTTCGACGCTCGGGTGCATCGCGTCGGTCACGCGCAGCAGCGACACGCTCGTGCGCATCACGCCCCGCCCGAGCGCCGCGCCCTGCATCCCCTCGCCGGTCGGGCCCTCGACGCCGCCGACCACGTTCCAGTGCGGCGCGACGTCGCCCACCTCGAACGCCCACTCGCTCACGAAATTCGGGCGCTCCCCGTGCACGCGCGGCGGCGGGCGCGGCGCGCTCGTCGCGCCGGCGCGCACCGCCTCCACCGCGGCGCGATCCATCGACGGCATCCCCGACGTGCGCACCACGTGCAGCGCGAGGATCGTCCCGTCGGGCGCGTGCGTCACCCGCAGCTCGACGCGGTGCCACGTGATCGGCGCGTGCAGCGGGCTGCGCTGATCGAAGCTGTCCTGCACCGCTTCGTCCTCGCGCGACCGCGCGAAGAGCGTGCTCGGCGAGACCCCGCCCGGGTCGATCGGACGCTGCGGGCGCTGCGCGTAGCGTCCCAGCTCGTCGGCCACGCGCTGCAGCGTGTCCATGCCCGCCCGGCGCTCGCGCGTCATCGCGTCGAGGTCCGGGCGGAACTCGCGTCGCATCGACTGCCCGAGCGCGTGGTACCAGCCGTCGGTCGCGCCCGCGCTCACCGCGTCGTCGCGCAGCTCGCGGTCCATCCAGCGGTCGAGGTCCTCCTCCGACTGCTCCTCGAGCGTGCTCGGCGCCGGCTCGGGCCGCAGCTCCCAGCCCGCCGACGCGCCCAGCGTGTCCTCGGGGAACAGCGCGACCTCGGGCGGCTCCCCCTCGTCGCGCGGTCCCGGCTCGATGCGCGCGTCGCTGCGCGGCGGCGTCGTCTCGCCCTGCGCGTCGGGCGTGCGGTCCGTGCCCGTCGCGTCGGGCTCGGTCGCGTGCGCCGTGAACGGTCCCGACGCCGCGCCGACGACGGCGAGCGCCGCGCCGACGAGCGCTGCTCGTACCTCCGACCCACCCGTACCGACTGAGCGAGGCCGCACGATCGTCGAGCATACGCGCGATCGCGCGCAGGTTCTGCTCGCGGTCCGCGGAATCCCTACGCGCGAGCGCCGCGCAGCAGCTCCGCCGCCGCGTCCCGCGTCTTCTTGGTGATGTTCAGGCCGCCGAGCATGCGCGCGACCTCCTCGAGCCGCTCGCCCTCGTCGAGCGCGAGGATCGCGCTCCGGGTGCGCTCGCCGACCACGTCCTTGCGCACCAGGAAGTGCCGATCCGCGTACACCGCGATCGGCGCCAGGTGCGTCACGCAGAGCACCTGATGGTGCCGCGCGACCTCCTTCAGCTTGCGCCCGATCACCTCCGCGACCGCGCCGCCCACGCCGGTGTCGACCTCGTCGAACACGTAGAGCCCCGCCGGTCCGAGCCCCGCGAGCACACGCTTGATCGCGAGCATCGCCCGCGAGAGCTCGCCGCCGCTCGCCACCTTGCGCAGCGGGCGCGCTTCCTCGCCCTTGTTCGGCGAGATCAGGAACTCCGCGCGATCGATCCCGCCCGCCGACAGCCGCGAGCCGTCGACCGAGAGCTCGCCTCGGGCTCCATCGACACGGCCGCCCTCGAGCCGCGCGACGTGGATGCTCACCTTCGCGCCGCCCATGCCCAGCGAGGCGAGCTCCGTCGAGATCGCCGTGCCCAGCTTGCTCGCTGCGTCGTGGCGCTTCTTCGAGAGCGCTTTCGCGAGCTCGCCCGCCTTCGCGAGCGCCTTCGCGCGCGCGGCCTCGAGCTCCGCGATGCGCTCCTCCGCCGAGTCCAGCTCCGCGAGCTCGGTCGCGAGGTGGTCGCGCTGCGCGAGGATCGCCTCCTCCGCGCCCTCCCCCGCGTTGCCCGCGTACTTCTTCGCGAGGCGCGTGAGCCGGTGCAGCCGCTCGTCCGCTTCGGCGAGGCGCTCCGGATCCATCGTCACGTCGCGCGCGTACTGCCCGAGATCGCGCGCCGCCTCCTCCAGCTGCGCGCGCGCCGCCTCGATCCCGGCGAGCATGGGCGCGAGCCGCGCGTCGATGTCCGCCGCCTCCGAGAGGCGCGCCGCGAGCGACGAGAGCTCCTCGCAGATCGCTCCGTCGCGCGCGTAGATCGCGTCCTCCGCCGCGCCCGCCGATGTCACGAGCTTCTCCGCGTAGCGCAGCCGCTCCCGCTCCTCCGCCAGCGCGGCGAGCTCACCCGGCCGCGGCGACAGATCGTCGATCTCCTTGATCTGGAAGCGCAGCACGTCCTCGCGCTCCCCTCGCCCCTTCACCCGCGCCTGCGCCTCGGCGAGCGCGCGATCCGCGGCCTCGAGCGCGCGAAACGCCTCGCCGACCTCGCCGCGCAGCCCTTCGAGCCGACCGAACGCGTCGAGGTACCCGAGGTGCGTGGCGGGATCGACGAGCGTGTGGTGCTCGTGCTGCGACGAGATGTCCGCCATCCCCGCGGCCAGCTCCGCGAGCTGCGCCTGGGTCGCCATCGTCCCGTTCACGTACGCGCGGGTGCGCCCCTGGGCCGAGACCACGCGCCGCACGATCAGCTCGCCGCCCTCGGTCTCGATCCCCGCCGCGCGGAGCCGATCGATCGCGACGGGATCGTCGCCGACGTCGAAGAGCGCCTCGACCTCGGCCTGCGGCGCGCCGGTGCGCACCATCTCGGGCCGACCGCGCCCGCCGAGCACGAGCTGCAGCGCGTCGACGAGGATCGACTTGCCGGCCCCGGTCTCGCCGGTGAGGACGTTCAGCCCTGGGCCGAACACGACCTCGAGCTCGTCGATGATCGCGAGCTGACGCACGCGCAGGACGCTCAGCATGGCGCTCCACTACCTCGCAGGTGGCGGCCGACGTGTACCACGGCGAACGACTGACGCCCGTCGCCGGCGGCGAACGGGCGTTCACGACGGCGGGCGGCGTCTACGACGACGACCACGTCGGACGACCACGACCACGACCACGACCACGTCGGACGACCACGACCACGACCACGTCCACGTCCACGTCCACGATCGTGTCGAGGACACGACATGGGTGACAGGTCGCGCGCTGCGTGGGCGTCGAGGACACGACATGGGTGACAGGTCGTCTGCTGCGTGGGCGTCGAGGACACGACATGGGTGATGGGTCACGCGCTGCGTCGTCGTGGTCGTGGTCGGCCGCGGCTTCGGGGCCGAGGAAAACGGCC includes:
- a CDS encoding RtcB family protein, with protein sequence MTLAPIAIWSAGPLAADVRRFLERAARAPDVVRIAVMPDVHLAGDACVGTAIATRRTLRPELLGSDLGCGVAAMSLGTSAERVRDPRIAARVLADLSRAVPTHRGPTRALEGPPLSTSALERIRARDGAVQLGTLGRGNHFVELQEDEADGALWLMVHSGSRALGPAIQEAHVARAPRDLERFACLDADSDEGRAYLHDLDVALAYARASRRIIADRVAEIVATHTHATPDSASWIECHHDAVARETHDGEPLWVHRKGAVPAHEGAPVLVPGSMGTSSHHAEGRGHAPALASSAHGAGRALTRGEARRRVSARELARQMDGVAYDTRMAAQLVEEAPSAYHDVKRVMRAQRELVRVLRTMRPVLVHKGA
- a CDS encoding cell envelope integrity protein TolA: MRPRSVGTGGSEVRAALVGAALAVVGAASGPFTAHATEPDATGTDRTPDAQGETTPPRSDARIEPGPRDEGEPPEVALFPEDTLGASAGWELRPEPAPSTLEEQSEEDLDRWMDRELRDDAVSAGATDGWYHALGQSMRREFRPDLDAMTRERRAGMDTLQRVADELGRYAQRPQRPIDPGGVSPSTLFARSREDEAVQDSFDQRSPLHAPITWHRVELRVTHAPDGTILALHVVRTSGMPSMDRAAVEAVRAGATSAPRPPPRVHGERPNFVSEWAFEVGDVAPHWNVVGGVEGPTGEGMQGAALGRGVMRTSVSLLRVTDAMHPSVEERRAERRRERRERDERPRR
- the recN gene encoding DNA repair protein RecN, which encodes MLSVLRVRQLAIIDELEVVFGPGLNVLTGETGAGKSILVDALQLVLGGRGRPEMVRTGAPQAEVEALFDVGDDPVAIDRLRAAGIETEGGELIVRRVVSAQGRTRAYVNGTMATQAQLAELAAGMADISSQHEHHTLVDPATHLGYLDAFGRLEGLRGEVGEAFRALEAADRALAEAQARVKGRGEREDVLRFQIKEIDDLSPRPGELAALAEERERLRYAEKLVTSAGAAEDAIYARDGAICEELSSLAARLSEAADIDARLAPMLAGIEAARAQLEEAARDLGQYARDVTMDPERLAEADERLHRLTRLAKKYAGNAGEGAEEAILAQRDHLATELAELDSAEERIAELEAARAKALAKAGELAKALSKKRHDAASKLGTAISTELASLGMGGAKVSIHVARLEGGRVDGARGELSVDGSRLSAGGIDRAEFLISPNKGEEARPLRKVASGGELSRAMLAIKRVLAGLGPAGLYVFDEVDTGVGGAVAEVIGRKLKEVARHHQVLCVTHLAPIAVYADRHFLVRKDVVGERTRSAILALDEGERLEEVARMLGGLNITKKTRDAAAELLRGARA